GGCCGCCCAGTGCGCCAGGTTCGTTTGGGCCTGCCCCGGGACCGGTATGTGCAGGTGCGGCGTCCGGGACCCGATCGGGCTCCGGCAGACATCGATAAGTTAATGGGGCCGGACCGGACAAGGGCATTTATGAGAAGAAAAGAACGGGAAATCACGGATAAGGCTGAGGTGGAATCGATCCTTTCGGGGGCACTGGTGTGCCGGATTGGACTGGCAGATGGCGGCGAGCCCTACGTGGTCCCGGTCTGTTTTGGCTACGGGGACGGCACGATGTATCTCCACTCTGCGCATGAAGGAAAAAAGATTGATATGCTGAAGAAAAATCCCCGGTGCTGCTTTGAGGTTGACACGTGTGAAGGCACCATACCCTCAAAACGCCCGTGCAACTGGGAGATGCGGTACAGGAGCGTTATTGGTTTTGGCAATGCCACAATTGTTGAGGACGTGGAGGAGAAGAAGAAGGGGATGAACTGCATCCTTCGCCATTATAGCGGCACAACGTATGATTTTTCTGACGAGGAAATAAAAAGCGTCTGTGTCGTCAGGGTCGATATCTCTGAAATGACGGGAAAAAAGTTCGGGAGCTGACCGGTCAGCGGTGATCGCGCTTGACCAGCCGGACAATTTTATCGCCGATCTTCTGTGCTTTCTCCACTGCCTCCGCATCAGAGAGCACGTCGCCTTTATGGTACCCGCTCCCCGCGACCGAACCCAGCGATGAAAATTCATGGGTGTTCAAGAACCCCTCAAGCGTCTGGATCGTCCGGGTTGCACCCTTGTGGGCCTGCACGGCCACAGCGACGCCTTTCCTTCCTGCAAGCTTCCGGTCATGGTAGAGGCAATAGGTGCGGTCGATGAAATTTTTCAAATGCCCGCAGACGTCGTAGTAATAGGTCGGGGACCCGATAATGAGCACTTCGCAGCCCAGCACCTTTTTTGCAATGGCGTTCCAGTCATCATTCTCGATCACGCACCACTTCTCTTTTTTGCATTTCTCACAGCCCAGGCAGGGACCGATCTTCTTTCCTGAAAGCGAGACGAACTCGGTCTTAAGGCCCGCGGTCTCGCAGCGTTCGAGAATCACTTTGACAAGGTCTGCGGTGTTGCCATCCTTGCGCATGCTCCCGGATATTCCCAGCACTTTCATAAGGTACCCTTTGCGCGGGGAGTAATGAGTGTTTTGATGGCAGGATTAAGCCCCAGTTTCCGGAATGCGATCATTATGCCGTCCCGGGGGTCATCGCGTGAATAAAAGAGGTGTGAACTGCAGGAGCAGTCGCTGCAGCCGAAGTGCGGGACGGGCGATCCCGGGAGGTTTCCGGCAAGCCGGCACTCATATTTTTGTTCAGTCCGTGCGCAGACAACAGAAGCGAGGCGGAAGTTTCCGTTTGTCAGCAGGTAATCGATATGCCATTTCGGGCGACGGTTATGCTCCTGTGCAAGGAGAATGTGGCGCCGTACCCTTTGTAATCCGCCGCTGCCCTGCGCCGAGCCGGCGTATATATGGAAGCCGGCTTCAAATGCCAGCGCTCCAAGCGCCCCGACATTCACGGTGCACTCCGGGTTCTTAAGCACGAGGCAGTAAATCCCCTTATCCATACCCGCTCTTCAACAGCTCCTGTGCCGCTGCAATATGCCCGCTCCCCCCGGTCCCGACAGGCACCCCGTGGCCCGGGTAGAGCCCTTCGATATCAAGCAGCGAGAGCCGGTCGATTGACTTTGTGAGTTCTGCCCTGCTGCCGCCGATAAAGTCGTACCTGCCGTACCCGCCATCGGTAAACACGGTGTCCCCGCTGATCAGGAACTGTTCCGTTTCACAAAAGAGGCAGATGCTGCCCGGGGTGTGGCCCGGTGTATGCAGGACACGCAGGCCCCCGATCACGTCCCCCTCCTTTAAGATGATCTCCGGCACCATTGCCGGGGAGCGCGAGCCAAAATGCATCGAAAGGCTCCGGGCATCGTCAAGGAGTCCTGCGGCGTCCAGCCTGTGGATCGCGACCTTTGCTTTGCACATGTGGGCGATCTCTTTGACGTGCGCCGTGTGGTCGAAATGGCAGTGGGTAAGGACCACCGTGGATACGGAGCCTTTATAGGGCGCAACTGCCATGGGCATCACGCCCGCGTCGATGAGGACGTCGCCGACGATATACGAGTTCCCATAGAGCGTTCCCCCGGCAATCCACTGGACTGGCATGCACAATAATAAGGATTCCCGGCAGATGTTTGTTATGGATTTGCTCACCCGCAGATGCTCCCGCACCGTGCCCGATATCGTTTCAGCAGCGGCGCGGGCGGAAGGCATCGAACCGGAGCGGATGGCCCGGGGCATCGCTGCGGGCAGGATCGTGATCCCGAAGAACCGGAAACGGGACCACCATGCCTGTGCCATAGGCGAGGGGTGCCGGGTAAAAGTGAACGTGAACATCGGCACCTCCGGCCCGCTGTGCGACCCGGCGCTCGAGATCCGGAAGGCAAAGGCTGCGCTCAAAAACGGCGCCGATGCGATCATGGACCTCTCTACCGGCGGCAACCTTGTCGCGATACGGAAAAAAATTCTCAGGCTTGACACGACCGTCGGGACCGTCCCGGTCTACGAGGCCGTGCGCCGGGCGGGCAGCGCAGCGGACGTGGATGCCGACCTGATCTTCAAGGTCATCCGGGAGCACTGCAGGCAGGGCGTTGATTTCTTAACCCTCCACTGCGGCGTGAACCGGCAGGCGCTCTCTGCATTGCGATCAGACCCGCGCCTGATGGGAGTTGTCAGCCGGGGCGGGGCGTTCCACTGCGCGATGATGGTGCAGCGCGACGAGGAGAACCCGCTGTTCTCAGAATTCGATTACCTGCTGGAGATCCTTGCCGAGCACGATGTCACCATCAGCCTCGGCGACGGGATGAGGCCCGGATGTCTGCAGGACTCTGAGAAGCTTGCAAAATCGGTGGAGTACGTCACCCTGGGCACTCTCGCGCAGCAGGCGTTTGCCGCAGGGGTCCAGCGGATGATCGAGGGCCCGGGGCATATGCCGCTTGACCAGGTGAGCTATAACGTCCGGATGATCAAGGAGATAACAGACAACGCGCCGCTCTACCTGCTCGGGCCGGTCGTCACCGACCTCGCGCCCGGCTACGACCACGTTGTCACCGCCATAGGCGGCGCAACTGCCTGCATGCATGGCGCCGACTTCCTCTGCATGGTCTCGCCGTCCGAACACCTCGCCCTCCCGCTGGAAGCCGACATCATCGAAGGCACACGGATCGCAAAGATTGCCGCACATATCGGCGACACCGTCCGCCGGCCGGAAGGGTACCGGGACCCGCGTGAGGCTGCAATGGCGCAGGCCCGCAAAGACCTTGACTGGGATGAGCAGTTCCGGCTCGCGCTGTATGGCGACGTTGCAAGGAAGATACATGCCCGTGACGGCGAGCTGGACACCTGCTCGATGTGCGGGGATCTCTGTGCGATCAAGGTGGTAAAGGATCTGTTCGGGGCGATGGAAAAGAAGAAACGGTGAATGCCCGGCACCTTACGGGTTATTCCTCTTTTTTGTTAATGCACCGGCAACACCTGCCGCTGTCAGGGCGACTGTCTTCTCAAAGGGCACTGACAGGCCGGTAACAAGGGCATCGACCACTGCCGTCCCTTTGACCGTGACCTCCAGCCCCCTTCCTGCAACAAAGCCCGCTGCCGCCCGTACGATGGCTGAATTCTTTGAAGTGAGAGGCACGCTGATTGCCGTGCTGTCCCGTGCCTTTACCTTTATTGCGCCGGTGTTCCCGTCCGCAATCTCCGTCTGGCGCTCCCCGTCCCGGACAAGGACAACAAACGGGATCTCACGCAGGGTAATGCCGACCGGGTTTTTGTTCTGCACAAGTATTGCCACGTCAAGGTCTACGGATGAGAGTCTGGCAGCCCGGACCTTCACCCCTTCAAGGCTTATTGACGGCTCGTGCAGGATCGGCATGGTACGTGAATTGGGCAGCAGGACTCAAATACCCGGTACTTTTGATTTTTTATTGCCGGATTATTAAAAAAAAAGATGAGACGAGGGCAGGCAGGTGACCTATTTCCTGCCATAATCGTCCTCAAAGCGCACAATATCGTCCTCTCCCAGATAATCCCCGAGCGCGACCTCTATTACTTCGAGCGGGGCGGTGCCGGTGTTTTTAAGCCGGTGCCGGGTCCCGCTGCGGACAAATGTGCTCTCGCCTTTTTGTAACACACGCGTCTCCCCGTCGAGTTCAACCTGTGCGGTGCCGGACACGACCACCCAGTGCTCGCTCCGGTGGTTGTGGAGCTGGAGCGAGAGCTGCCGGCCGGGTTTTACGGTCACCCGTTTTATCTTGAAAGACTTTGAATCCTCCAAGATCGTGTACGAACCCCACGGGCGGTGCACCTGCCGGTGGTATTTTGTGATCGGGTCGTTCCGGTCGTTATACCTGCTGACGAGCGCCTTAACCATCTCCGCGTGCTTGTTGTCGCAGACAAGGAGGGCGTCGGCCGTGTCCACGACGATGAGGTTGTCGACCCCGATCAGCCCGACATGCCGGTCGGGTGCGAACACGTAATTGTTCCGTGCGGACAGGTACTCTGCTGTTCCTACATTTCCTTCAGCATCCGGTTGCCGGGACTCATAAAGTGCCCGGAACGTGCCAAGGTCGCTCCACGCACCTTCGAGAGGGACAACCGCCACGCGCTTTGAGTGTTCGAGGAGCCCGTAATCGATCGAGACGGGTTTAAGTGACTCGTAGTCCGGCTCTTTTTTGTCAAACGCGGCGTAAAGATCAGGAGCATAGCGCTGCAGTTCTTCGAAAAAGACCTTGGTTGAGAGGAGGAATATCCCGCTGTTCCACAGGTAGCCCTCTTTCACGTACTTCTCTGCGGTCTTTTCATCGGGTTTCTCTTTGAATGCATCGGCAACCGCACCGGTGCTTAATGATTTTCCAGGTTTTATGTACCCGTACCCTGTATGGGGCGATGCCGGGGGCACACCGAAGGTTACAAGGTACTGTTCTGCAAGCGGCCCGGCTCCTGCAATCTTTGAGATCGCCTCGTCCCCGAGGATGTGGTCGCTGGGGAAGACTGCGGCAGATGCCGACGGGTCGGCCGCCCGGATCCGGGACATCGCCCAGGTGATCGCGGGCAGGGTATTTTTCCCGGCCGGTTCTTTTAACAGGTTCTGTTCCAGCAGGATATGGCCGAGTTCCTCGATCTGGTTTCTGGCAAGGTACTGGTGGATCTCGTTTGTCACGATAATGACCTCGCCGGGTCCTGAAAGTCTGAGCGCCCGCAGGTATGTCTGCTGGAAAAGGGAGTGCCCGTCGAGTTGCATGAACTGCTTGGGATAAAACTCGCGGGAGAGCGGCCAGAGCCGCGTCCCGACGCCACCGGCAAGGATAATGGACTTCATGGATCCCTTCTTGTTATCTCATGTACTCTTATGGTCATGGGATGTTTGTGGTATTCCCTCATCTCTCTTTTTATGTACCAGGATTTATGCCCGGCCTGTCAAAAAGCATCCGCAGCCAGAGCTCTGCACAGGCAATCCGGAAGATCTCGGGGGAGTACCTGGATTTTCCATCGAGGAAGGCAAGGTAGTTTCTGATAACCGCCTCGGCGTCCCAGTACGGGCGTTTATGGAATTTCTTATCGGTGAATATTTTCAGCACGAACGGCCGGAGTTCCTCTTTCATCCAGACCTCTTCGGGCGTGACAAACCCCATCTTGTCCATCCGGCAGCGGACGGGTTCCGGCACGAGTCCTTTGATCGCCCGGCGGAGCAGGTACTTGGTCACGCCGTTTCTGACCTTCCGGTTGAGGGGGAGGGATGCGATGTATTCTCCCAGTCGTACATCAAGGTAGGGCACGCGGGACTCGATGGAAAACGCCATGGAGTTCCGGTCCTCGTAGTGGAGGAGGGCGGGGAGGTTTGTGGACGTGAGTTCCCGGTACAGGACCCGGTCCAGTTTCCCGCTGTACCGCAGGACTTGGGGTGCCTCACCCTTCAGCAGCTTCCGGCGCCCGGACCGGACGAGGAGCTGCCGGAACGCGTCAACAAAGAACCCGCGGTGGTGGCGCAGCGCCCCGATCTT
Above is a genomic segment from Methanoregula sp. containing:
- a CDS encoding pyridoxamine 5'-phosphate oxidase family protein; protein product: MRRKEREITDKAEVESILSGALVCRIGLADGGEPYVVPVCFGYGDGTMYLHSAHEGKKIDMLKKNPRCCFEVDTCEGTIPSKRPCNWEMRYRSVIGFGNATIVEDVEEKKKGMNCILRHYSGTTYDFSDEEIKSVCVVRVDISEMTGKKFGS
- a CDS encoding flavodoxin family protein, encoding MKVLGISGSMRKDGNTADLVKVILERCETAGLKTEFVSLSGKKIGPCLGCEKCKKEKWCVIENDDWNAIAKKVLGCEVLIIGSPTYYYDVCGHLKNFIDRTYCLYHDRKLAGRKGVAVAVQAHKGATRTIQTLEGFLNTHEFSSLGSVAGSGYHKGDVLSDAEAVEKAQKIGDKIVRLVKRDHR
- a CDS encoding DUF123 domain-containing protein → MDKGIYCLVLKNPECTVNVGALGALAFEAGFHIYAGSAQGSGGLQRVRRHILLAQEHNRRPKWHIDYLLTNGNFRLASVVCARTEQKYECRLAGNLPGSPVPHFGCSDCSCSSHLFYSRDDPRDGIMIAFRKLGLNPAIKTLITPRAKGTL
- a CDS encoding MBL fold metallo-hydrolase, whose product is MPVQWIAGGTLYGNSYIVGDVLIDAGVMPMAVAPYKGSVSTVVLTHCHFDHTAHVKEIAHMCKAKVAIHRLDAAGLLDDARSLSMHFGSRSPAMVPEIILKEGDVIGGLRVLHTPGHTPGSICLFCETEQFLISGDTVFTDGGYGRYDFIGGSRAELTKSIDRLSLLDIEGLYPGHGVPVGTGGSGHIAAAQELLKSGYG
- the thiC gene encoding phosphomethylpyrimidine synthase ThiC, with product MFVMDLLTRRCSRTVPDIVSAAARAEGIEPERMARGIAAGRIVIPKNRKRDHHACAIGEGCRVKVNVNIGTSGPLCDPALEIRKAKAALKNGADAIMDLSTGGNLVAIRKKILRLDTTVGTVPVYEAVRRAGSAADVDADLIFKVIREHCRQGVDFLTLHCGVNRQALSALRSDPRLMGVVSRGGAFHCAMMVQRDEENPLFSEFDYLLEILAEHDVTISLGDGMRPGCLQDSEKLAKSVEYVTLGTLAQQAFAAGVQRMIEGPGHMPLDQVSYNVRMIKEITDNAPLYLLGPVVTDLAPGYDHVVTAIGGATACMHGADFLCMVSPSEHLALPLEADIIEGTRIAKIAAHIGDTVRRPEGYRDPREAAMAQARKDLDWDEQFRLALYGDVARKIHARDGELDTCSMCGDLCAIKVVKDLFGAMEKKKR
- a CDS encoding LEA type 2 family protein; its protein translation is MPILHEPSISLEGVKVRAARLSSVDLDVAILVQNKNPVGITLREIPFVVLVRDGERQTEIADGNTGAIKVKARDSTAISVPLTSKNSAIVRAAAGFVAGRGLEVTVKGTAVVDALVTGLSVPFEKTVALTAAGVAGALTKKRNNP
- a CDS encoding mannose-1-phosphate guanylyltransferase/mannose-6-phosphate isomerase, producing the protein MKSIILAGGVGTRLWPLSREFYPKQFMQLDGHSLFQQTYLRALRLSGPGEVIIVTNEIHQYLARNQIEELGHILLEQNLLKEPAGKNTLPAITWAMSRIRAADPSASAAVFPSDHILGDEAISKIAGAGPLAEQYLVTFGVPPASPHTGYGYIKPGKSLSTGAVADAFKEKPDEKTAEKYVKEGYLWNSGIFLLSTKVFFEELQRYAPDLYAAFDKKEPDYESLKPVSIDYGLLEHSKRVAVVPLEGAWSDLGTFRALYESRQPDAEGNVGTAEYLSARNNYVFAPDRHVGLIGVDNLIVVDTADALLVCDNKHAEMVKALVSRYNDRNDPITKYHRQVHRPWGSYTILEDSKSFKIKRVTVKPGRQLSLQLHNHRSEHWVVVSGTAQVELDGETRVLQKGESTFVRSGTRHRLKNTGTAPLEVIEVALGDYLGEDDIVRFEDDYGRK